A window of Canis aureus isolate CA01 chromosome 28, VMU_Caureus_v.1.0, whole genome shotgun sequence genomic DNA:
ttaaaaaaacacaggacagattataaagaaaaaggaaattctaggAGTCACCAAGTTTTATAGTTAATGATTGTGTCAAAGTATTTTGCAGAAGCAGAAGAActcatttgattttgttttcctgcATCATTTTACTGACTATAGGAAAAATTAGtactatagtttttaaaataatagaatgaaCTTTTTAAACACTATAGATGACAAACCatgtaatctattttatttatattttaaagtggcAACTTTTAGATACAAATTTCTATGATTcattgaagagagaaaaatataaatgtatatgagTAGAATTgaccataaataaaagaatatccaTTGATAAGAGAAAGAAGTGTTGTTTACAAATTACATAAGAAATAATTGAACAGTTTAAGCAACCCCTGCAAAATgagttttataatgaaaatacattCTAGTTTTGTATTTTAGTGTAGGGCGTTTTAAGTTTTTCACTTGTTTCAATGTTTAATATACTGTGtattttttgtaattaatttCACCCTATTTAAAATGGTACGTTTAGACATAACTTTGAAAGTATTAGTGatttaattttatgttgtttttagtAAAAGCTTTGATAGAGCAAGAGGTGAAGAATGGCATCCCTTCTAACAGAATTGTTTTGGGAGGATTTTCTCAGGTAAGGTAAAGTTTGGGTGATTTATCTACGAGTCTGGggattctgtccctttctatggAGGAGTTgcgttttttgttgttgttcttttgttgttgttgttttttacagTGTTACAGAATCTGATATACTATTATCTTTACTATTTCTTTAATGCTGAATTAAGTTTGGACTGAATATAGTTAATTATGAGAATGTACTCTTTTGCTTTTCTAGTTCTCTTTCCAGCAATTGCTTTCAACTTCTAGATTATGTCTTGAAGATCTATTTATTAATAAGTAAATTGATTGGAACTCggaatgtattttcttaaaataattagcaCACATAGATATCTAAGTTGACACTGTATAGCCCTATAAACAAAACTAATACACACAGGTATAACTCCCCTGTCCTAGGAAGAGACTACTGTTGGAACAATAAGGTAGAAAACAAgagaatttcttccttctttttgtcaCAGATCCTGTGGTTGAACCCATGGACTCCCCTGCAATCCTCTTGGGGAAAAATCCAAGTAGGGGCTCCCACAGAGTGACCCATGATGCCAAGGGTTGCTGATTGTTCCCCCTGGGTTCTCTTCTCCCAATGCAGGAACCAAAAGCTCTGGGGAGACTCTTTGGGTGCGGATGGGGCCTCACTGGCTCGGGAAAGGGGCAATGTGACCAGTGTGTAGCTGCTTCTCTTACCTTTTAGTGTGGTCTGTTGTATCTCTGTGCAGAGGGATGCCTCAGTTCCCCCAGCCCCATCTGTATATTAGGATTCTCTCAGTGATGTTTTGTCAGTGATTGCATGTTTGTTCTTGTAAGAGGAAGCAAAGTTAGGAATGACCTATGTCCCATTTGCTGATGTCACTctatcatctttcctttttttgtcttgtaaaatagattttaggggtgtctgggtggctcagttggttaatcatgaacccaaggtcctgggatccagcctggcatTGCGCTCTCTGCTCTACAGAAAGTCTGCTtgtccgtctccctctgcctgctgctccccctgcttgtgtgtattctctctctctctctctctctctctctctctgtgtctctgtcaaataaataaaatcttttaaaaataatagactttagatttaaatatatgatgtttatttttggcatctttcttcttttttctgtagtttttctcCTACCTTCTATCCTTTTTCTGCAGATCTAATTACCTCGTATTGACCTTACATCTCTATTTCAGCTTATTGCATGTTTACTTTGTCACCTATCCCCAAATTTCTCAGCTTCCAATCTGTAAATCTTCTAAATCAACAACTTCGTGTTCATACTACCTGAAATAGGACAATGTCAGAATTACGGAATTGTTTAAAAGTTAGGATTCAGTAGAAAGATGTGTTGttgatacaataaaaagatatTACTGATTTGGTGTTTGTTAAAGTTCAGGATAAGGTCAGTTGTAATACATTTGTGACATAAATGTAGGTACAGAAATGAATGCTTGATCTGAAAAAGAAGGAGACTGTAGGAGATCTAATGTAGGAGACTGTATAGTTAAGATTTGTTGATTACAGTTTACAGAAGGGAATTCATACCttaagcaagaaagagagagttaTGAGTTCGTGGAATATCAGGAAAACTAAGGATGAGAATGAAGCAGGGCCTCAGGAAATAGCCAAAACTTAGAAAGCCGTCATGAGTTTCTCGCATCTCCTGTTTTTCTACCCATCTGCTTCATTTGCCTCTTCATCTACAGTTGGCACTTTCCACCTTTGCAGCCTATAGCTTTTCCAGTTCTGAGTTTATGGGCTACTGTTCCAGCCATGCAGAGAGACAGACTGACAGTCACTATTCCAATTTCAAGATCTTAAGAAAAGGGACATAAGTATCTTGGATGatgagaaagaatcttaagttcCTATGGGGACCATAGGCAGGTCATGGTGACATGGCATCCAGATGACTAATGGGAATCCACTTCCCAGAGCGCAGTGTATTGTAAGCTGGAAAGGCAGATACTCTGAAGATGTCTACTACAGAGTTCTTCTTATCTTGAATTTTTGTTGTAGAAAAGACTACCAACTTAAGACTAAGTTTGATTTTATACCTAAGACTTTTCAGAGGAGAAAATAACTATAAATCGAGAATATTCCTAAGGCAGTTGTAAGTACATTTAAGTATACAATTAACTGTTTCTTGACTGACTGGGTGGTTGCTATGTTCTCACAGTGGTCTTCAGTGTAGAGAATCATGTCCTAAAGGACATCTGTATTTCTGCTAGCTTGCTTGATTTGATTTGACATCAATCAgccaggttgattttttttttctttaatggtcaTTATTAGTAACAAGAAACCTGTTTAAGTTGCTGTTAGCAACTTGCTGCAATGTGTATTAACTTTTCTCTGTTTGTCTTTCCAGGGAGGAGCTTTATCTTTATACACTGCTCTTACCACACAGCAGAAACTGGCTGGTGTCACTGCACTAAGTTGCTGGCTTCCACTACGGACTTCATTTCCACAGGTAGCCAGACTGGTACTTGCAACATTAGATTACTGAACTAAAAGATCACAGATAATGTTGACGacaggttcattttttttaagttaataaactatatatttttaaagatttattaatatattcatgagagacaaagagagagagagagaggcagagacacagacacagggagaagaagcaggctccatgcagggagcctgacgcaggacttgatcccaggtctccaggatcacgccctgggctgaaggtggcgctaaaccactgagccactcaggctgcccaataaactatatttttatttatttatttatttatttatttatttatttatttatttatttatgatagtcatacagagagagagagagagagagagagaggcagagacacaggcagagggagaagcaggctccatgcaccgggagcctgacgtgggattcgatcccgggtctccaggatcgcgccctgggccaaaggcaggcgccaaaccgctgcgccacccagggatcccctaaactatatttttaaagaatttctaggttcacagcaaaattgagcagaaagcaCAGAAAGTTCCCATTTGTGCACAGGCTATGGATACCCCGTAgcagtgtggtacatttgttataatcagCACTGACACGTAATCATCACCCAAAGCCCGTAGTTCACATcagtcatcctttttttttctttttaaagactacttatttatttatgtatgagagacacagagaaagagaggcagagacataggcagaggaagaagcaggctccatgcagagagcctgatgtgggactcgatcccaggtctccaggatcacgccatgggccgaagacagcactaaactgctgagcatcccgggctgccctcagtcatccttttttaaaaagaattttcttggACTTTCATGATGTACTACGAGGCTTTATCTGTTTACTACACTATCTTTATTGTGGATTCCCTAGAATGGAGTAAGAAATAAGTCCTTTTGTCATAAATCTTATATTTGAAgtgtttaatatgtatatttaaaatgtacatatttaaaaatgcatcaaacattttttatatatagaaataatatgtttgaatatttagtatttttactGCCCTATAACAAAATTTTACCATAGAATAGAATTTCTAAGTACTCAATAGTGTAAAGCAATCTATAATACGCATGAGAGAAGtggacatttattttcaaattcatctttaaatataggatttttttcctcatcaCTCTGTAGTAATTCTTTGGTGTCTTACACATACTAAGTTCTGTTTATTAACCAtcttatttaaatcaattaaataagaaCTGAGAATATCATGATTTAGCTAAAATATACCTCTCATCTCAAGACACTTGTGAACATATAAAGAATAAGATACAGTCTGCTTCAAGGAACCAATTCATTGGGAAAACAATAATACAAGACAGGGTAATCATATGCcctataaaagttaaaatatttagagTTGTAGGGAGTATAGGGATAGAAGGAATTTGATTTTTGTGGCCGAATAGAACCTATGGTATAAGTAATAACATATTGTATGTACATATCTATTTATAGTTGTAAATGCCTGGTGTGATACTCTATAATTGGGTAAATAatactacttttcttttctttttgcaggGTCCTATCAGTGGTGTTAACAGAGATATTTCTATTCTTCAGTGCCATGGAGATTGCGATTTTTTAGTTCCCCTAACATTTGCTTCTCTTACTGCCGAAAAGCTAAAAACATTAGTAAATCCAGCCAATGTAACCTTCAAAACCTATGAAGGCATGATGCACGGTTCATGTCAACAGGTAATTGTTTGGAACCAGTGATTACAGAGACATATTTGCACCTTTTCCATGTAATATATTTAAGATAAGTAACATTTAATTGCTTTGGTGTTTAGAGGAGTTAATTAATGAATTCACATTGAATCATAGGTTGCAGGACTTAGATCAGAGTTTATCCAATTTAATTCAACGAATATTCACTGTTCCTATTACATGCAACTTTTGAACATAATTCATAGACAAAAGCAgtcctttttattaaaatttaagctAAATAAAATAGGGGAGAAGAATATGTGTCCAAATAATTATGTAGAAAACAGAATGTGACGTGTTATATTAGAagtttttaggggcacctgggtggcccagtcagttaagcatctgccttcagcttggatcaatgatcccagggtcctgaaatggagccctctgtcaggctctatgcttggcagggagtctgtttctccctctgcttctgtgtgttcacttgctctctctcttaaataaataaatattaaaaaagagaataagtgggtagccttggtggctcagcggtttaatgcagcctttggcccagggtgggatcctggagaccccggatcaggtccctcgtcgggctccctgcatggagcctgcttctccctctgcctgggtctctgcctctctctctgtctttctctctctctctctctcatgaataaataaaatcttaaaaaaataaaagggaataagtgtttaaagttctttaaaacaCTGAGAAGAGTAAGATTAATTCTATCTTGGGAGTACTGAGATCATGAAGAAAAAGCTAGATTTGGAAGAATGGGTAGGATTTAGATAGCAAGTATATAGAGAAGGGACCGTAGGATAGGAAATATGAAAAGCTGGCTGTCCTAGAGTAGGATGCCATTCATAAGGTAGGTACAAGGAACAGTTTTAGGGTAAAAGGAAGGAGATGATACTGAGTTTAGTGAACATACTGGGATTGATGTACCCCCATGCAAAGTGGGAATTTGGAAATACTTGTTTGAAGCTCAAGCCTGTAATAGAGATTTAGACTAATTGCCAATATTGTTAATCACTGAGGAGTTACCATGGGAGAATATCATGAGAAAGAAGCTGAGGGATACACTTTGGGAGGAATTAGGAGGAGTTAGACATTAAATGAGAGTGCAAGAGGAGAGAATTTCAGAATCGTGGgccacctggctgggtcagtcagaagaccatgcgactcttgatcttggagatGTGAGTTTGAGTCTCTACAcatcaggtgtagagattacacacatacatacacaaacttCTAAAAAAATTGGTTAGgttattttaggaaaaagaattTCAGGGTGGGAGGGAACAGTGTCACTTAATAAGAGCGAAGGAGGCCTACATTGGTTTGGTGGCTTGAAAAGGcctataataaaaattttctcattGCCAGCATTGAGGTAGTCCAGCTTAAAACTGTTTGCAACCACTCTGCCTGGCTGACTCATTTGCTTTAGGGATGGAGAAAAGAGGTAGTAATATGATTTATCCAGAAAGATAAGGAGACCTGGGATTCTAGGCTGTTATTGAGAACATAGTTGAAACTGTATTGAATCCAGAAAGCAGGAGGGCTGGCACTCTGAGTATTCAATTCACCAGGGACTGAGGGTCTTGAGCATTGGTTTTCAAAATATGCTTTACATCACAAATATCCTGGAGATTAGTAAACATTCAAATACCAGAACTCCAAACTCCACAATTCTGATTCAGCACGTTGGGTGTTAGCAGGTAGACTCAGGCATCTGTAATTGTATggatgtggggtttttttcttttcttttttttcaagattttgttagAACACAggcggggggaagggcagagggagagggagaagcagactcccactgagcagggagcccaatttggggctcaatcccaggaccctgagatcatgacccgagttgaaggcagacacttaaccaattgggccacccaggcaccctcatggatgtgtttttaaattaaagctccatagggacacctggctggctcagttggtagaacatgtggctttttaagattctgtttaccTAATCTCTATACTCCATTTGGGGCTGGAATTTAAAACACCAAGATCAAGATGTGCATACTATTTGCACACTCCAGGCATGCAACTCAATTTCAGGGCTGTgtggtcaagccccatgttggatgtagagcttacctaaaaagaaaaaaaagctgatgaTTCTTTGTGCAATCATATTGGAGAACATTGGACTAAACAATTAGGAGCAGAAAGTGAAAAGAGGTAAAATGGTGTAGGTGTCATCACCAGGAAAGTTCTAGGACTTGAGAGTGTTGTAAAATAGAGCATTTCTGTGCTGTGGCTTTATTTTCTGACTGATTAAATTATAAGGGTGAAGGTTCTTTGTCTTGCTAATTTGTGGGTCTGTGAGGTTAAGCCTTGAAATACTAGAGGCCATAGTAAGAAATTGAGgggaatgagaaaactgagccatATGCAGGAGTCTCTAGAAATGTTTCTTTTGTAATActtgatatatttttcatatctttcCAGGCCTATCATAGGTACTTGCTGTCTTTCAAATGGTTGGTTGTATGTAAATCCTTGAAAGGCACAAAATGTTTTATGCTATGGATTTAGCCTTTCGTTCTAATGAGGAAAGGTTAAAAGCTAGGTTTTTCCAACCATACTTAGTTGGCCATAATTGTATCCTTAGTGCTACTTCTCTGGATACTTCTAAGCCCCCTTTTCCCCACCCAACccctgcattttattttgttcaagtATACTAAAATGCGCAGACCATTTTCATGGGACTGCATAATAGTTGGGAGCTATCATTTGAATGTACAATAGTAATTCTAATCATAGGAAATGTTCTGAAATTCCTGTTGGAGCGTCATTTCTCTgttaaaacttttcatttaattGAAGTAGTAAAAATGTGGTTTCATCATACCTAAGCACACCATCGATTTAGTTGGTATTTTAGTGGggatttaatttctgattttgtaaCTGCTTATTAAATCACTTTATTCCAAACAGGAAATGATGGATATCAAGCATTTCATTGATAGACTTTTACCTCCAGTTGATTGATGTCACTAAGAGGCCTTGTGTAGAAGTGCACACCAGCATCGTTACAGTAGCGTATAAACCTTCTCCTGTGCCCAATCTTGAAACTTTTAATGTTTGCAGTGttaaaatgttttgcaaatacCCACCGATGACACAGACTACATAGTATCTCCTTGTGGGAAATATGGTCTTTTAAGTTTCTATACATGTATTTGTATAATATGATTCAGAATATACTAGTATTAAAATAAGTGAAGCATCTAAGCTTCTTTTTCCCAAATGTAATtcagcaaaataataaaatattataaccaGATTTTTTATTacatcatttgaaaattattagtATGCTTAATGAAAATTTGTTAGGTATCAATGAACAGTAAGATATAAATGATTTATGCATGCTGTGACTTAGTCTTTGGACTTACTCCAAAATTACTTAGTCACCATgcattatctgtatttttatatatgtattcgtTATATACTTAATGATTGTAATACATAATAAGGATGAGATGTTAACTACATTTTCCCCAATAATAGGGATAATGCTTCTAAGATCAGTAAAGAGTAATATTCCTCTCTTCAGTTAATGGCCCTTTTATTTTGGGGACCAGGCTTTACTTTCCCTGATCatttctgtttaatatttttttcctctctagaaatgtgtttttttttaaatctttcataaCAGACCAGATATTGCCTCCTTGCCATAGACATCTGCTGCCAATACATGCTGTAATTTGATATTCTGAATCACAGATTTGATGGTATTTAAAGTATAGTTACACTTATATAAAGAAACCTTTAAACTTCCTACACTACTTACTTCTTAAACTGCACCTTAGTCCAAAGTTAGACCTATATAGTTATTAGGATCTTCAATTTAGATAATGGGAATaattctgtgattattttttctgtaattaaCTGAAAGAATAAGTAGGTCATATTCTAGTATGTTCTGGAATATATAAGACAGATcttaaaaactaatttataaGATGATTGGCTCTAAAATGATTGTCTTCGTAGCATAGTTTTAGTTTACTTGTACATGTGTTTGAAACCAACTACCGTAGAAAATGAACAGTCCATTAGaaaaatttgctttatttttatctgcCAACAGACTTACTTGAAAACTTCACTTTAGTCAGAtgggtttattttaatttttgtgcaaACATAAAAGTAGCAATTACTTGATTTTAGGTAGTTGAATTTTTCAGATTATTGGTAAAAATTACTGGAAAACAAATTTATGGGTGATGGAGATTAATCACAACTCAATACATATGATGTGGACTGTATAGAATGTTAATAATGAAGCCATATGTTTAtgtctgtatttaaatttttttttttttttttttttttttttgtatttaaattttttaaacaatcattTACTAAGTCATTTTGCTTTACCTTAAAGaatataaattgttattttaGTTATACAAATCAGCAAAATCTAATTTATGGCAGGAAATACTCCGTTGAAATGTTGTGCTGTAATATGTGAAAATGTAAATCTTTTTCATGATTTCTACCAATGtggaataaaattttaattctgacTTTTCTGTGATTGCTTTTTCaagtactatttttaatatttgggtTTGTCTTCAAATGACCGACTATACCGAAAAAGGGAAAATGGCAGTGCAATCATAAGAACATGCATTCAGGAGAGAGTTTTTGATGATGTTATGGTTGTCCTGGAATGGAACAAGGATGAGAAAAGCTTCTCTTGTTACTCAATTTTAATGagctaaaaaaatattcttaaatttggtTCTCAGTGTTTCTGACCTGTTGGAGAAGTTTTGTTTAGTGTTTCCAAGTCGCCTCCTTTTGTGCAGTATTCGTGGGATCTTTAGTGTCATGAGTCAGTATCcaaatagtttcttctttttactgTTGATGTCTAGCATTTCCCAATAAGGgaatcctttcttttccctctcttaagcagtctttcattttctgcttctgAGTACTTAAAACTGAGTACTTAAAACTGAGTACCAGCTCGTCTTTTTGTGAGGTAGCTTGTTCTATTTTTGGGTCGCCCTAATGGTAAGGGAGTTTTGTACCAAAATATTGTCTGCAACTTTTAGCCTTCACAGCAGCACCTTATTTCATATcataatcttttatttcattatccTTTTCAACTACTGTGTTCACAGATGTGTTCAGTGTGGCATTGTTAATCTCTATTGACAGCAGCAGTgtcttatgtatatataaataattggaaaatttGTCTAGTATTGCAATCAGTGTTACTGCTATTTTTAGAAGTAGATATATGatgggcgcctggctggcttagtagcATGTGAGTGTTTATCTCAAGgccatgagttccagccccatgttgggtataggatttaattaaaaaaaaaaaaaaaaaaagtagatacaTATTTCCACTCCTCTAACAACATaccatttctttttgtaaaaattactaaaaaagtgaaaatgtaatTTAAGTAGTTGAGATGTTCTAGGCACTATACTAAGCATTTTATATCCTTTATTAATATAACAATCCTTACATCAACTttatcttcttttaagattttatttattcatgagagacacagactgagagagaggcagaaacacgggcaaagggagaagcaggcttccctcagggagacCCAAtgcgatcctggaccccaggatcacgacctgagccaaaggcaggcacccaaccactgagccacctaggtgtccccagatgaaataattttattatgtagaaaattctaaagagttaaaaaaaaaaatcagagctaaTAAACTCAGCCAATTtggaggatacaaaatcaatatataaaaatatgtttgtaaattctagcaatgaaaaatttgaaaaggaaattaagaaa
This region includes:
- the LYPLA1 gene encoding acyl-protein thioesterase 1 isoform X4, with protein sequence MCGNNMSVPLPATVPAIRKATAAVIFLHGLGDTGPVMPITLNMNMAMPSWFDIFGLSPDSQEDEPGIKQAAENVKALIEQEVKNGIPSNRIVLGGFSQGGALSLYTALTTQQKLAGVTALSCWLPLRTSFPQGPISGVNRDISILQCHGDCDFLVPLTFASLTAEKLKTLVNPANVTFKTYEGMMHGSCQQEMMDIKHFIDRLLPPVD
- the LYPLA1 gene encoding acyl-protein thioesterase 1 isoform X5, which produces MCGNNMSVPLPATVPAIRKATAAVIFLHGLGDTGFDIFGLSPDSQEDEPGIKQAAENVKALIEQEVKNGIPSNRIVLGGFSQGGALSLYTALTTQQKLAGVTALSCWLPLRTSFPQGPISGVNRDISILQCHGDCDFLVPLTFASLTAEKLKTLVNPANVTFKTYEGMMHGSCQQEMMDIKHFIDRLLPPVD
- the LYPLA1 gene encoding acyl-protein thioesterase 1 isoform X3, yielding MCGNNMSVPLPATVPAIRKATAAVIFLHGLGDTGHGWAEAFVGIRSSHIKYICPHAFDIFGLSPDSQEDEPGIKQAAENVKALIEQEVKNGIPSNRIVLGGFSQGGALSLYTALTTQQKLAGVTALSCWLPLRTSFPQGPISGVNRDISILQCHGDCDFLVPLTFASLTAEKLKTLVNPANVTFKTYEGMMHGSCQQEMMDIKHFIDRLLPPVD
- the LYPLA1 gene encoding acyl-protein thioesterase 1 isoform X2, whose protein sequence is MCGNNMSVPLPATVPAIRKATAAVIFLHGLGDTGHGWAEAFVGIRSSHIKYICPHAPVMPITLNMNMAMPSWFDIFGLSPDSQEDEPGIKQAAENVKALIEQEVKNGIPSNRIVLGGFSQGGALSLYTALTTQQKLAGVTALSCWLPLRTSFPQGPISGVNRDISILQCHGDCDFLVPLTFASLTAEKLKTLVNPANVTFKTYEGMMHGSCQQM
- the LYPLA1 gene encoding acyl-protein thioesterase 1 isoform X6, which codes for MPITLNMNMAMPSWFDIFGLSPDSQEDEPGIKQAAENVKALIEQEVKNGIPSNRIVLGGFSQGGALSLYTALTTQQKLAGVTALSCWLPLRTSFPQGPISGVNRDISILQCHGDCDFLVPLTFASLTAEKLKTLVNPANVTFKTYEGMMHGSCQQEMMDIKHFIDRLLPPVD
- the LYPLA1 gene encoding acyl-protein thioesterase 1 isoform X1; the encoded protein is MCGNNMSVPLPATVPAIRKATAAVIFLHGLGDTGHGWAEAFVGIRSSHIKYICPHAPVMPITLNMNMAMPSWFDIFGLSPDSQEDEPGIKQAAENVKALIEQEVKNGIPSNRIVLGGFSQGGALSLYTALTTQQKLAGVTALSCWLPLRTSFPQGPISGVNRDISILQCHGDCDFLVPLTFASLTAEKLKTLVNPANVTFKTYEGMMHGSCQQEMMDIKHFIDRLLPPVD